In Alkalihalobacterium alkalinitrilicum, a genomic segment contains:
- the ccsB gene encoding c-type cytochrome biogenesis protein CcsB, giving the protein MAALSSNLLLVAFFLYLASTIFFAVSITGKKWRDKQGEMNGNRWGTFGFISAIAGFLFAMGYFITRWIVAGHAPVSNMFEYTTFLGIMMGLAFIIIYAIYRSNILGLFAMPTVMLIIAYASVFPSEVSPLIPALQSIWLKIHVITTALGQGILAIGFAAGLIYLLRTIDYSKKNKKTRSLEIILYSIVAIVGFILIGYIFNAFNYEAKFSYVNELDQPAEMVYNLPPLLGPNEGEMLTENRMNALIEMPAWLRSNDANTVVWSLIAGLVLYWLLRLILRKPIGAAIQPILKGVNADRVDELSYRAIAIGFPIFTLGGLIFAMIWAQIAWTRFWGWDPKEVWALITFLFYAAYLHLRLSRGWHGERSAWLCVIGFAIIMFNLIFVNLVIAGLHSYA; this is encoded by the coding sequence ATGGCAGCATTAAGTAGTAATTTGTTATTGGTTGCTTTCTTCTTGTATTTAGCGTCAACGATTTTCTTTGCTGTATCGATCACAGGAAAGAAGTGGCGTGATAAACAAGGGGAAATGAACGGTAATCGCTGGGGAACATTTGGATTTATCTCAGCGATCGCTGGTTTCTTATTTGCTATGGGTTATTTTATTACTCGATGGATTGTTGCAGGACATGCACCTGTAAGTAATATGTTTGAATATACGACCTTTTTAGGTATTATGATGGGACTTGCTTTTATTATTATATATGCCATCTATCGTTCAAACATTCTTGGGTTGTTTGCAATGCCAACTGTCATGTTAATTATAGCGTATGCATCGGTTTTTCCAAGCGAAGTATCACCGCTAATTCCTGCTTTACAAAGTATTTGGTTGAAGATTCATGTTATTACTACTGCATTAGGCCAAGGAATATTAGCAATTGGATTTGCCGCGGGTTTAATTTATTTACTTCGTACAATTGATTACTCGAAGAAAAATAAAAAAACGAGATCATTAGAGATTATTTTATATAGTATTGTTGCAATTGTTGGTTTCATTTTAATCGGTTATATTTTTAATGCCTTTAATTATGAGGCGAAATTTTCTTATGTGAACGAATTAGATCAACCAGCTGAAATGGTGTATAATTTACCACCGCTACTAGGACCGAACGAAGGTGAAATGTTAACCGAAAATCGGATGAATGCTTTAATTGAAATGCCAGCTTGGTTACGTAGTAATGATGCCAATACGGTTGTATGGTCTTTAATAGCTGGACTTGTGTTGTACTGGTTGCTACGTTTAATCCTAAGAAAACCAATTGGCGCTGCCATTCAGCCGATATTAAAAGGGGTTAATGCAGATCGTGTGGATGAATTAAGTTATCGCGCCATTGCAATCGGCTTCCCCATTTTTACACTCGGTGGTCTAATATTTGCAATGATCTGGGCTCAAATTGCTTGGACTCGTTTCTGGGGTTGGGACCCTAAAGAAGTATGGGCGCTTATTACATTTTTATTCTATGCAGCTTATTTACACTTACGTCTTTCTCGTGGATGGCACGGTGAGCGTTCGGCATGGTTATGTGTAATTGGTTTTGCGATTATTATGTTTAACCTTATATTTGTTAATTTAGTTATTGCAGGACTACATTCGTACGCTTAA
- a CDS encoding cytochrome c biogenesis protein ResB, translating into MNKVKCECGHVNPFGTGICESCGKPLEGEAVELLNMRYEGVARRSQTYNRTIIDKIWNFFSSVKVGIWIIVITLVASSIGTIFPQEMYIPPTVNPAQFYGDEYGVLGQMYYQLGFHDLYGSWWYMLLIAALGVSLVICSLDRVVPLHRALKTQRVTRHENFLKRQRIFGTSKVSNDDETVALVKKNLEKRKYNISEENGNLVGEKGRFSRWGPYVNHIGIIIFLIGCMLRYFPGMYIDDFVWIREGEIEVIPGTNQEYYLENEKFIVELYDEDDEVFGEALRNSGATVVKTYQTSAVLYKKEDTDTIGADGDLVEVARHNILVNDPFKFDGYALYQVDYKLHELNEMSFNMVEKDSEVVIGDFSVNLFDPQAEYELGEGYKVKVRHYFPDYFFNDQGQPASRSRIPNNPAFIFEMVSPTHPDGEVSFLAIGQNLEPFGENDYQLRFNGVETKHVTALTVRKDYTLGILMVGGFIFMVGLIQGSYWVHRRVWIQRINGELWIAGHTNKNWSSLKDEIDRLIVGTELSSPVDQVAEKEKEKEPKEEEQDGSIK; encoded by the coding sequence ATGAATAAAGTTAAATGCGAATGTGGTCACGTCAATCCATTTGGAACGGGTATTTGTGAATCGTGTGGAAAGCCATTAGAAGGTGAAGCCGTTGAACTTCTAAATATGAGATATGAAGGTGTGGCTCGGCGTTCGCAAACCTACAATCGGACGATTATTGATAAAATATGGAACTTTTTTTCATCCGTAAAAGTAGGAATTTGGATTATCGTGATTACACTAGTTGCATCATCAATTGGAACAATTTTTCCGCAAGAAATGTATATACCGCCTACTGTAAATCCAGCGCAGTTTTATGGAGATGAGTATGGTGTTCTAGGACAAATGTATTATCAGCTTGGGTTCCACGATTTATACGGCTCATGGTGGTACATGCTATTAATAGCTGCATTAGGTGTTTCACTCGTTATTTGTAGTTTAGATCGTGTTGTACCTCTTCATCGAGCACTTAAAACACAACGAGTGACTAGACATGAAAATTTCTTAAAACGTCAACGTATTTTTGGAACATCGAAAGTAAGTAATGACGATGAAACGGTTGCATTAGTAAAAAAGAACTTGGAAAAGAGAAAATATAACATTTCTGAAGAAAATGGAAACCTTGTCGGTGAAAAAGGACGATTTTCTCGTTGGGGTCCTTACGTAAATCATATTGGAATTATTATTTTTTTAATAGGTTGTATGTTACGTTATTTCCCAGGAATGTATATAGACGATTTTGTCTGGATTCGTGAAGGTGAAATAGAAGTAATTCCAGGAACAAACCAAGAGTATTATTTGGAAAACGAAAAGTTTATTGTTGAATTATATGATGAAGACGACGAAGTGTTTGGAGAAGCGCTTAGAAATTCGGGTGCTACTGTAGTAAAAACGTATCAAACATCGGCTGTCCTGTACAAAAAAGAAGATACAGACACGATTGGTGCAGATGGAGATTTAGTAGAAGTTGCACGACATAATATTCTTGTAAATGACCCATTTAAGTTTGATGGCTATGCACTTTACCAAGTCGATTACAAATTACATGAGTTAAATGAAATGAGTTTCAATATGGTCGAAAAAGATTCCGAGGTAGTAATCGGTGATTTTTCTGTTAATCTATTTGATCCACAGGCAGAATATGAATTGGGAGAAGGATATAAAGTAAAAGTTCGTCATTACTTTCCTGATTACTTCTTTAATGATCAAGGACAACCTGCTAGTCGATCAAGAATCCCAAATAACCCAGCCTTTATTTTTGAGATGGTTTCACCAACCCATCCAGATGGAGAAGTTAGTTTCTTAGCGATTGGGCAAAACTTGGAACCATTTGGAGAAAATGATTACCAATTACGTTTTAATGGTGTTGAAACGAAACATGTAACTGCTTTGACAGTTAGAAAAGACTATACATTAGGAATATTAATGGTAGGTGGGTTCATCTTTATGGTAGGACTCATCCAAGGTTCTTATTGGGTCCATCGAAGAGTATGGATTCAACGTATAAATGGAGAATTATGGATAGCAGGTCATACTAATAAAAACTGGAGTTCACTGAAAGATGAGATCGATCGCCTCATTGTGGGAACAGAACTCTCCTCTCCAGTTGACCAAGTGGCTGAAAAGGAAAAAGAGAAAGAACCTAAGGAGGAAGAGCAAGATGGCAGCATTAAGTAG
- the resA gene encoding thiol-disulfide oxidoreductase ResA gives MKQRRLVIRSSILAIITVAIGYTFYINFFSDQSVVRAGDKAKNFIVNDLVGETIELRELEGKGIFLNFWGTFCPPCEKEMPIMEELYHEYQDQGIEMIALNVDESDLVVQTFVDRYKLTFPVAIDKGRRITEAYGIRPLPTTILIDEHGEVVRVHSGFMDETVIRRFLEEIKPQS, from the coding sequence ATGAAACAAAGAAGACTTGTCATTCGTAGCTCCATTTTAGCTATCATTACGGTTGCTATTGGCTATACGTTTTATATTAATTTCTTTTCTGATCAATCAGTAGTACGTGCAGGGGACAAAGCAAAGAATTTTATTGTAAACGATTTAGTTGGCGAAACGATTGAATTAAGAGAATTAGAAGGTAAAGGCATTTTCCTAAATTTTTGGGGGACGTTTTGCCCTCCATGTGAAAAAGAAATGCCGATCATGGAAGAGCTTTACCATGAGTATCAAGATCAAGGTATTGAGATGATTGCCTTGAATGTTGATGAATCGGATTTAGTTGTTCAAACATTTGTAGATCGGTACAAATTAACATTTCCAGTTGCAATTGACAAAGGGCGGCGAATTACTGAAGCGTATGGCATTCGTCCACTTCCAACTACAATATTAATTGATGAACATGGTGAAGTAGTTCGGGTTCATTCTGGATTTATGGACGAAACAGTTATTCGAAGGTTTTTAGAAGAGATTAAACCGCAATCTTAA
- a CDS encoding pseudouridine synthase — translation MERLQKVIAQAGVTSRRKAEQLIVEGKVKVNGQFVRELGVKVNANKDEIEVNGVPIDREQPVYFLLYKPSGVISSVSDDKGRKVVTDFIEVQERIFPVGRLDYDTSGLILLTNDGEFANLLMHPKHTIDKVYVAKIKGIPTREQLKQLKDGIRLEDGKTAPAKVKLISANKKNQTSIVQLTIHEGRNRQVRRMFEALGYNVIKLKREQYGFLDLTGLTPGEFRPLKPIEVKHFRELAVTQKS, via the coding sequence ATGGAACGATTACAAAAAGTCATTGCTCAAGCAGGTGTGACATCAAGAAGAAAAGCAGAACAATTAATAGTAGAAGGAAAGGTTAAGGTTAACGGTCAATTTGTTCGCGAGCTAGGTGTAAAAGTAAACGCGAATAAAGATGAAATCGAAGTGAATGGAGTACCAATTGACCGGGAACAACCGGTTTATTTTTTGCTATATAAACCATCTGGAGTAATTTCAAGTGTATCAGATGATAAAGGTCGAAAAGTGGTAACAGACTTTATCGAAGTCCAAGAAAGGATTTTTCCAGTAGGAAGACTTGACTACGATACTTCTGGGCTTATTCTTTTAACGAATGACGGTGAATTTGCTAATCTTTTAATGCATCCAAAACATACAATTGATAAAGTTTACGTTGCAAAAATTAAAGGGATTCCTACTAGAGAACAACTAAAGCAATTAAAAGATGGAATTCGCCTTGAAGATGGAAAGACGGCACCAGCAAAAGTTAAATTAATTTCGGCTAATAAAAAAAATCAAACTTCAATTGTTCAATTAACAATCCACGAAGGAAGAAATCGTCAAGTTCGTCGAATGTTTGAGGCACTGGGTTATAATGTTATTAAATTAAAAAGAGAGCAGTACGGTTTTCTGGATCTTACTGGTTTAACGCCTGGAGAATTTCGTCCGTTAAAGCCGATTGAGGTGAAACACTTCCGTGAATTAGCTGTCACACAAAAGTCATAA
- a CDS encoding spore maturation protein, which translates to MGWITVISIWIIPMLIAFILLYGTYKKVPTYETFVEGAKEGFTMAISIIPYLVGMLVAISVFRASGAMDFIIESLRPILQAIGVPSEIVPLAMIRPISGTGALGMTTDLIATYGPDSFIGRLASTMQGSTDTTLYVLTVYFGAVGIKKMGDALKVGLLADVVGIIASIIIVTLVFG; encoded by the coding sequence ATGGGATGGATCACTGTCATTTCAATATGGATTATCCCAATGCTAATCGCTTTTATTCTCCTATATGGAACCTATAAAAAGGTACCAACTTATGAGACGTTTGTTGAAGGAGCAAAAGAAGGTTTTACGATGGCGATCTCAATCATTCCTTATTTAGTAGGAATGCTCGTAGCTATCTCTGTATTTCGAGCATCGGGTGCAATGGACTTTATTATTGAATCGCTAAGGCCGATACTACAAGCGATCGGTGTTCCTAGTGAAATTGTTCCACTTGCTATGATTCGACCGATATCTGGGACAGGTGCATTAGGAATGACGACAGATTTGATTGCGACTTATGGTCCTGATTCATTTATAGGAAGATTAGCTTCAACGATGCAAGGAAGTACGGATACGACTTTATATGTATTAACAGTATATTTTGGAGCTGTAGGTATAAAGAAAATGGGAGATGCGTTAAAAGTAGGATTACTAGCCGATGTAGTTGGCATTATTGCATCGATTATTATTGTAACATTAGTATTTGGATGA
- a CDS encoding nucleoside recognition domain-containing protein, which yields MINIIWVSMLVIGLIFAGINGKMPEVNEAIFTGAKDAVTICFGLISILVFWLGMMKIAQSAGLLEGLAKLLRPIATRLFPEVPSNHPAMGYILSNMTANMFGLGNAATPMGIKAMQELRRLNGDRDEASRSMITLLAINTASITLIPTTVISIRMSYDSVSPTEIVGTTILATLCSTLGAILIDRYFYYRRMRRR from the coding sequence TTGATTAATATCATTTGGGTATCCATGCTTGTCATTGGATTAATTTTTGCAGGAATTAATGGAAAAATGCCTGAAGTCAATGAAGCGATCTTTACTGGAGCAAAGGATGCGGTTACGATTTGTTTCGGTTTAATTAGTATTCTTGTCTTTTGGTTAGGGATGATGAAGATAGCACAAAGTGCTGGGTTATTAGAAGGTTTAGCAAAATTGCTACGCCCAATCGCAACAAGGCTTTTTCCAGAAGTGCCTAGTAATCATCCAGCAATGGGGTATATCCTCTCCAATATGACAGCGAACATGTTTGGATTAGGAAATGCTGCAACACCCATGGGAATAAAAGCAATGCAAGAACTTCGTAGATTAAATGGGGACCGTGATGAAGCAAGTCGTTCCATGATTACGCTATTAGCGATCAATACAGCGAGTATTACGCTTATTCCGACAACCGTGATTTCGATACGAATGAGTTATGATTCGGTGTCACCTACAGAAATTGTCGGGACAACGATACTAGCGACTTTATGTTCAACGCTAGGCGCAATACTTATTGACCGTTATTTTTATTATCGTCGAATGAGGAGGAGGTAA
- a CDS encoding D-alanyl-D-alanine carboxypeptidase family protein, translating to MYIRNKALIICLSISLSFSTFAFTNQSEAFSVSAQGAILIEQSSGRVLYGKNEHQQMRIASITKIMTAILAIESGKMDEYVKVSTRAEGTEGSSLYLKAGEKIKLEDLVYGLMLRSGNDAAVAIAEHVGGSLEGFVYLMNQKAQEIGMSRTVFSNPHGLDDHEEHYSTAYDMAILTQYAMENEHYREISATKTYKASREGDVYSYWKNKNRLLTQLYNYSTGGKTGFTKRAKRTLVSTATKDGFDLICVTLNAPSDWHDHMNLFNSAFNRYTVETLAEEGTIDGIQDEFYKDKVYIPYTFTYPLTEKEKAGVKKDITLYRPPKGEEARNIYMPQPVGKLTISMNGETLSNIPLYFLTPIEEEKKGFWSRIKQIFFLTLGVKSID from the coding sequence ATGTACATTAGAAATAAAGCACTAATCATATGTCTATCTATTAGTTTATCATTTTCAACGTTTGCATTTACGAATCAAAGTGAGGCTTTCTCAGTCTCCGCTCAAGGAGCAATCTTAATAGAACAATCTTCTGGTAGGGTGTTATATGGAAAAAATGAACACCAACAAATGAGGATTGCTAGTATTACAAAAATTATGACGGCTATACTTGCGATTGAATCAGGAAAAATGGATGAGTATGTAAAAGTCTCGACACGAGCGGAAGGAACAGAAGGATCATCGCTTTATCTAAAAGCAGGTGAAAAAATTAAGTTAGAAGATCTAGTATATGGTCTCATGCTTCGATCTGGAAATGATGCAGCAGTTGCCATTGCAGAACATGTCGGTGGTAGTCTTGAAGGATTTGTTTATTTAATGAATCAAAAAGCGCAAGAAATAGGTATGAGCCGAACGGTATTTTCCAACCCGCATGGATTAGATGACCATGAAGAACATTATTCAACCGCCTATGATATGGCAATCTTGACTCAGTATGCAATGGAAAATGAACACTATCGAGAAATTTCAGCTACGAAAACGTATAAAGCTTCACGGGAAGGCGATGTATATAGTTATTGGAAAAACAAAAATAGATTATTAACTCAGTTATACAACTATTCAACGGGTGGAAAAACAGGGTTCACAAAAAGAGCTAAACGGACACTAGTGTCAACGGCTACGAAAGATGGTTTTGATTTAATTTGCGTTACCTTAAATGCACCGAGTGACTGGCATGATCATATGAATCTTTTTAATTCCGCGTTTAATCGCTATACAGTAGAAACACTTGCAGAAGAAGGTACAATTGATGGAATTCAAGATGAGTTTTATAAAGATAAAGTTTATATTCCTTACACATTTACGTACCCGTTAACAGAAAAGGAAAAAGCAGGGGTAAAAAAGGACATCACATTATATCGTCCACCAAAAGGTGAGGAAGCGAGAAATATCTATATGCCTCAACCTGTTGGTAAACTAACAATCTCAATGAATGGTGAAACATTAAGTAATATTCCACTTTATTTCTTAACACCCATTGAAGAAGAAAAGAAAGGATTTTGGTCTAGAATTAAGCAAATTTTCTTTCTCACATTGGGAGTGAAATCCATTGATTAA
- a CDS encoding DUF421 domain-containing protein produces MDGDVLKESAIILARIITIFPLFLLITLYMGKRSIGEMPIFDFLIIMTLANVIGADIADPKVDHVYTYLAIIVIPLLQRLTAYLSISNRKLGKKLTFEPTLVIQDGKVLVKNLKRIRYTVDNVLQMLRQKNIFDISEVKIAIIEANGQISVLKNDSKLEVTIEDLNVQKKSRSLSYPLIVEGIIYEDILTYLGLTQQWLISELQKKQIAQVNRVFFASINEDHELHISLKDEQQQMPPIYN; encoded by the coding sequence ATGGATGGAGATGTATTAAAAGAGTCTGCCATTATATTAGCTCGAATTATTACGATTTTTCCATTGTTTTTACTAATTACACTTTATATGGGGAAACGATCCATAGGTGAAATGCCCATTTTTGATTTTCTCATTATTATGACTTTAGCCAATGTTATCGGTGCTGATATTGCGGATCCAAAAGTTGATCATGTCTATACCTATTTAGCAATCATTGTTATCCCTTTACTCCAAAGGCTAACTGCCTATTTATCGATTTCTAATCGAAAATTAGGAAAAAAGTTAACATTTGAGCCTACTTTAGTAATTCAAGACGGTAAAGTATTAGTGAAGAATTTAAAGCGGATTAGATATACCGTTGATAACGTCTTGCAAATGTTACGTCAAAAAAATATTTTTGATATAAGTGAGGTTAAAATTGCCATTATCGAAGCTAATGGGCAAATAAGTGTATTAAAGAATGACAGTAAATTAGAAGTAACTATTGAGGATTTAAATGTACAAAAGAAAAGTAGAAGTTTGTCTTACCCACTTATCGTCGAAGGAATAATATATGAGGATATTCTTACTTATTTAGGGTTAACTCAACAATGGTTAATTTCAGAATTACAAAAAAAGCAAATTGCACAAGTTAATCGAGTATTTTTTGCATCTATTAATGAAGACCATGAACTTCACATATCTCTAAAAGATGAACAGCAACAAATGCCACCGATTTATAACTAA
- a CDS encoding DUF421 domain-containing protein gives MPGWLEIVLRSAVGLIVVMFGAKLFVRKAVGDLSYFEFIAAAAVAIIVGVGSVALAIPPGHVAIALFIWIFIPYLIGSLSVKSLRIRNLVGGKGVPIIKDGKILEDNMRKGRYTTDELLTKLRTKNVFRVADVEFAILEPNGAVNVLLKKDYQPLTPKDMQIQVAPIKQPETVIMDGKILDEPLSTIGFNRRWLEHELDKIGVAIENVYLGQVDSYGELTVDVFDDQIEIPEPTEKPLLFAAIKKCQADLEVFSMQTESEQTKKMYKRCAHEMEDVMKKLKPLLK, from the coding sequence TTGCCAGGTTGGTTAGAAATTGTTTTACGTTCTGCAGTTGGTCTTATTGTTGTAATGTTCGGAGCGAAACTTTTTGTCCGCAAGGCAGTAGGGGACCTTTCATATTTTGAGTTTATTGCAGCTGCAGCAGTAGCAATCATTGTTGGAGTTGGGTCTGTGGCTTTAGCGATACCTCCAGGACATGTAGCAATTGCCTTGTTTATATGGATTTTTATCCCATACTTAATTGGTTCTTTATCAGTAAAAAGTTTAAGGATTCGAAACCTAGTTGGTGGTAAAGGTGTACCCATTATTAAAGATGGCAAAATCCTTGAGGATAATATGAGGAAAGGTAGATATACAACGGACGAATTGTTAACGAAACTGAGGACGAAAAATGTATTTCGTGTCGCCGATGTTGAATTTGCTATTCTTGAACCAAACGGCGCTGTTAACGTCCTATTGAAAAAAGATTACCAACCTTTAACACCAAAAGATATGCAAATTCAAGTTGCTCCTATCAAACAGCCAGAAACCGTCATTATGGATGGCAAAATATTAGATGAACCACTTTCAACAATTGGATTTAATCGCAGATGGCTTGAGCATGAATTAGACAAAATAGGCGTAGCAATTGAAAATGTATACTTAGGCCAAGTCGACTCATATGGAGAATTAACAGTAGATGTGTTCGATGATCAGATTGAAATTCCAGAACCTACAGAAAAGCCACTGTTATTTGCTGCAATTAAAAAGTGTCAAGCCGATTTGGAAGTATTTTCGATGCAAACCGAATCAGAACAAACGAAAAAAATGTACAAGCGCTGTGCTCATGAAATGGAAGACGTTATGAAAAAATTAAAACCGTTATTAAAATAA
- a CDS encoding DUF1657 domain-containing protein, with amino-acid sequence MTVASQVKQCLSTLKGIEASLNTFSIETEDEEARQVFHETCLTTRKVIGDIEKRIGELEREEPQYNGF; translated from the coding sequence ATGACAGTCGCTTCACAAGTAAAACAGTGTTTATCTACATTGAAGGGTATCGAGGCCTCGCTGAACACATTTTCAATTGAGACTGAAGATGAGGAAGCACGACAAGTATTTCATGAAACTTGTTTAACAACTAGAAAAGTGATCGGTGATATTGAAAAAAGAATTGGTGAACTTGAACGAGAAGAGCCTCAATATAACGGATTTTAA
- the spoVAE gene encoding stage V sporulation protein AE, with product MIFFWAFVVGGLICVIGQILMDVGKLTPAHTMSTLVVSGAILDGFGLYEPLIDFAGAGATVPITSFGNALVHGAMAEAEKHGLVGVITGIFEVTSAGISAAIIFGFFAALIFKPKG from the coding sequence ATGATATTCTTTTGGGCTTTTGTTGTTGGAGGACTTATTTGTGTAATTGGTCAGATTTTAATGGACGTAGGAAAACTAACCCCTGCTCATACGATGAGTACATTAGTTGTATCTGGGGCCATTCTGGATGGTTTTGGATTGTATGAACCATTAATTGATTTTGCGGGTGCAGGGGCAACTGTACCTATTACTAGCTTCGGTAACGCACTCGTTCATGGAGCGATGGCAGAAGCAGAGAAGCACGGGCTTGTTGGTGTTATTACTGGAATATTTGAAGTTACAAGTGCAGGGATATCAGCTGCAATTATTTTCGGTTTTTTTGCAGCGTTAATATTTAAACCAAAAGGATAG
- the spoVAD gene encoding stage V sporulation protein AD: MLTGHRTWVFENKPVILSTGTVGGPFEANGNLPEDFDTLHEDLWMGQDSYEKAHRILFEEACNKAIEKSGLEKEAVEFIIAGDLVNQITPTSFACRTLSIPYIGLFGACSTSMEGLAISSFILNGGGANYILTGSSSHNSAVEKQFRYPTEYGAQKPPTAQWTVTASGVGLIGKTGNGPRVTSATIGRVVDMGLSDPFNMGGAMAPAAVDTIEAHLRDLQIGPEYYDLIATGDLGKIGHSIAIDLLGKHGLQLTEEQFQDCGMMIYRESQPVLAGASGSGCSAAVTYGHLLNRMKRGEINRMLIVATGALLSPLSFQQKETIPCIAHAVAIEAGR; encoded by the coding sequence ATGCTTACAGGCCATCGAACTTGGGTTTTCGAGAATAAGCCTGTTATTTTATCTACTGGAACGGTCGGTGGTCCTTTTGAAGCAAACGGAAATCTACCTGAAGACTTTGATACGCTTCACGAAGATTTGTGGATGGGACAAGATTCATATGAAAAAGCTCATCGAATTCTATTTGAGGAAGCTTGTAATAAAGCCATCGAAAAAAGTGGGCTGGAGAAAGAAGCAGTTGAATTTATCATTGCAGGTGACTTAGTTAATCAAATTACACCAACAAGCTTTGCTTGTCGAACATTAAGTATTCCGTACATTGGTTTATTTGGTGCTTGCTCTACTTCGATGGAAGGTTTAGCCATTTCATCATTTATCCTGAATGGTGGAGGAGCAAACTATATATTAACAGGCTCTTCGAGTCATAATTCAGCTGTTGAGAAGCAATTTAGATACCCGACAGAATATGGTGCGCAAAAGCCACCGACGGCTCAATGGACCGTTACGGCTTCTGGTGTTGGTTTAATTGGAAAAACAGGAAATGGACCGAGAGTAACATCGGCCACAATTGGAAGAGTCGTTGATATGGGGTTAAGTGACCCGTTTAACATGGGTGGAGCTATGGCACCTGCTGCTGTAGATACGATTGAAGCACATTTAAGAGACCTGCAAATTGGTCCAGAATATTATGATTTAATTGCAACAGGTGATTTGGGTAAAATTGGACATTCCATCGCAATTGATCTATTAGGTAAACATGGATTACAACTTACAGAAGAGCAATTTCAAGATTGTGGAATGATGATTTATCGAGAGAGTCAACCTGTATTAGCTGGAGCTAGTGGTTCAGGATGTTCTGCCGCCGTTACTTATGGACACTTACTTAACCGAATGAAAAGAGGAGAAATTAACCGAATGCTGATCGTTGCAACAGGAGCTTTACTATCACCACTATCGTTTCAACAAAAAGAAACGATTCCATGTATCGCCCACGCCGTTGCAATTGAAGCAGGGAGGTGA
- the spoVAC gene encoding stage V sporulation protein AC: MSDQKKKNLTPVQQEYQKFASEHEIKRPALKNCIRAFFIGGLICLLGQFVQTFFYTFFDFTERTAGNPTIAVMIFLSILLTGFGVYDRIAQFAGAGTAVPVTGFANSVASAAIEHRTEGYVLGVGGNMFKLAGSVIVFGTVAAFVIAIIKTIIIQWGGF, encoded by the coding sequence ATGTCGGATCAAAAGAAAAAAAACTTAACCCCAGTACAACAAGAATACCAAAAGTTTGCAAGTGAACATGAAATTAAACGGCCAGCTTTGAAAAATTGCATACGAGCATTTTTTATTGGTGGACTTATTTGTTTATTAGGACAGTTTGTACAAACTTTCTTTTATACGTTTTTTGATTTTACGGAACGAACAGCGGGTAATCCGACTATAGCTGTTATGATATTTCTTTCTATTTTATTAACTGGTTTTGGGGTGTATGACCGCATAGCTCAATTTGCAGGGGCAGGAACAGCAGTACCCGTTACGGGTTTTGCCAATTCAGTTGCCAGTGCGGCAATCGAACATCGAACCGAAGGCTATGTTCTAGGGGTTGGAGGAAATATGTTTAAGCTTGCTGGGTCTGTTATCGTATTCGGGACCGTTGCGGCCTTTGTTATTGCTATTATTAAAACGATTATTATTCAATGGGGGGGATTTTAA
- a CDS encoding DUF1657 domain-containing protein, which produces MTVASQVKQTLAGLKSAQASFETFALQTENQQAKQMFQNLAQQTQGIVDTLSPRLQEIQQEEPQYND; this is translated from the coding sequence ATGACAGTTGCAAGCCAAGTGAAACAAACGTTAGCAGGATTAAAAAGTGCACAAGCAAGTTTTGAAACTTTTGCACTTCAAACAGAAAATCAACAAGCTAAGCAAATGTTTCAAAATTTAGCACAACAAACACAAGGAATTGTAGATACGCTAAGCCCAAGACTACAAGAAATTCAACAAGAAGAACCGCAATATAACGACTAA